The DNA window ACGCGCGGTGGATATGGGATCGGTGCCTGCGCGGAAAAGTGTCGCGGCGAATGTGAAAGTCCCGGAAGGATTGGAGCGGGCGTTTGCGGTTTCGCGCGCAACACCGTTGCTGCGGGTGTGGCCGGAAGTGGAGAGCGAGGTGGAGCGGTATGTGCTGCGGGGATTGTGGTGGAAAGGGGAATAGGAGAGATTTTGGATTTTAGATTTTGGATTTTGGATTGAAGACAAGAGCCAAAATGCAGGAGGCCGAAGTTGACGGCTGATATTCAGAGATGAATAGGTAGGAGTTGTGCGTTAGTCGGCGGCGGGTTCGGGGGCTTCGGCGAGGGTTGGTTGAGACACGGGGCGAAGCGCGACGCCTTTGGCGGGGACTTTCAGCGCAATGGCGGCGGTCGCGATTGCGAGTATGGCGGCGGCGGCGAAGACGCGTTCGTAGCCGAAGTGGACCCAGAGTGCTCCTGCGACTGTGGGGATGGTCATCGACGCGATGTGGTTGACGGACACGCCGAGGGCGAGCGTGGAATTGAGTTCTTCGTGGGTGCCTGCCATGCGGGACAGGTAAACCGCGCGGGCGTCGCCGAGCATGAAGAGCAGGTTGTCGGCAACGAAGCACGCGGAGGCAAGGGGTAGCGCGCGTTCTGGAGTGCCAAGCCACGCGATGGCATAGCCGTATCCGATGCACACCAAAGACAGAGAAAGGCCGTCGAAGATCATGACGGTGCGCTCGCCGAATCGGTCCATGACGCGGCCCATCACGGGACGGAATGCGATGCCGATGATGGCGGCGATAAGCAGGTATCCGGCAATGGACGTTGCGCCTGCGCCGTAGATCTTGATGAGGACCCACGGGCCAAACGTCAGGAAGACCTGTTTGCGCGCGCCCGCGAGGATCTCGAGCAGGTAGTAGAGACTGAAGCGGCGCCGCACGAGGAAACGGCGGCGAGGTCCGTGAAGATGCGGCACGTGCATAAAGCTGTAAAGGAAGGCGGCGAGGGCGCCGAGTCCGGCGACAATGAGAAAGCCTTGTGCATAGTGCGGGGAAGCCTTGTCGAAGAACAGCCATACGAGTCCGGTGCCCGCGACGGTGCCCGCCATGCCGAATCCGCCGGTCTGGCCCATGCGGCGGCCACGATTGGAGTCGTCGCTGAGTCCGATGGCGATGGTGCCCGCAGAAGGCTGGAGCAGGTGGAGTCCGGTGCTGCCCACCATCATGAGGAACACCATCCACGAGAACGATGTGCCGAGGATGGCG is part of the Candidatus Hydrogenedentota bacterium genome and encodes:
- a CDS encoding MFS transporter, which codes for MSQRTQLTLFFAAVASMSMAVGVHDSIFNNFLSDTFALSAEHRGWLEFPRELPGFLTVVSAAALFFLPVTRVAMVASFTFVIGMIGIAILGTSFSWMVFLMMVGSTGLHLLQPSAGTIAIGLSDDSNRGRRMGQTGGFGMAGTVAGTGLVWLFFDKASPHYAQGFLIVAGLGALAAFLYSFMHVPHLHGPRRRFLVRRRFSLYYLLEILAGARKQVFLTFGPWVLIKIYGAGATSIAGYLLIAAIIGIAFRPVMGRVMDRFGERTVMIFDGLSLSLVCIGYGYAIAWLGTPERALPLASACFVADNLLFMLGDARAVYLSRMAGTHEELNSTLALGVSVNHIASMTIPTVAGALWVHFGYERVFAAAAILAIATAAIALKVPAKGVALRPVSQPTLAEAPEPAAD